GAACGGCATCGTCGAGGGCGACGCCCGCTACACCGAGACGCTGTACGAGCGGCGCTGCGGCACCGAGTGGGACTGCGTCCCCCGCCCCGATAACGGCGGCGGCGGTGGCGGCGGCGACACCGGTGCGCCGGGCGTCTTCCTCACCATCTACGCGCCGTACGCCGACGGCCCGCAGTTCGTCCACACGCTCTACGAACGGGGCGGCTGGGACGCCGTCAACGCCGTCTACGAGGACAAACCCCGGAGCACCGAGCAGATAATCCACCCGCCGAAGTATCCGAACGAGACGCCCGCGAACGTCAGCGTCGACGACCGCTCCTCCACAGAGTGGTCGCGGTTCGACACCAAACCCGTCGCCGACACCGTCGGCGAGGCGTCGCTGTACGCGATGTTCTGGCAGAACGGCTACATCGACCGGGAGAGCCTCCAGAACAGCCCCGACGAGTTCTCGCCGTACAACTACTCGCACCCGGCGACCGAAGGTTGGGCCGGCGACGCCATCGTCCCCTACGAGAGCGACGACGGCGAGTACGGCTACGTGTTCCAGAGCGAGTGGGACAGTCAGAAAGACGCCCGCGAGTTCGCCGACGCCTACCGCGCGACGCTGACGACCCGACTCGACGCGGAGCAAGTCGGCGACGGCGTTTACCGCGTCGACGACGACAGTCCGTTTGGCGACGCATTCCGGGTGCGGCAGAACGGAACGACGGTCACTATCGTCAACGCCCCGACGACCGGACAGTTGGACGAGGTTCACGCGTCGGACTGACGCAAGGAAAGATGGATTATCTCAGCGAATTCTACATAGTAACACTATAAGAGTCCCTCTCTCTGGACTACAGGTAATGGGTTTTAGGAAACGGACCTATGCTGGCGTTACAGGGCGGAAATTCATCGTAGCCCTCGGTGGAATTTTCGTCGCACTCGTAGCCATCTATCCGTTCCTCCCTATCGTCGACGATGGCTCGTCCGAAACCTGGGTCGTCCTTGGAATTCTAGTCGGCATCCCCGGTCTCGTCCTGTCGTACGGTGGCTACCGGTTGCCCCAAACTGACATCCGTCCCGAACTCTATCCTACTGTCGGCAAGTGGTGTCTCCGCGGCATTGTGGGAGGTCTCGCCATCATGATTCCTATCGTTCTTGCGAGTGACGATCCAAATATCGTCGGAAATACACTCTTGCTCACAGCACTGGGCAGTCTCGCGGGCTTCGGCGCAGGGAGGTACGACGCGCGGGCTAAAACACGGCAACTCGAACTCCAAGAGACGGTCGATCAACTGGAA
This genomic stretch from Haloprofundus salilacus harbors:
- a CDS encoding Hvo_1808 family surface protein, translating into MHTRITLALVVCLVFAGCAAPLTDGSALGDGFGHANDEDRLGWENGYAYDDPLNIDQSDGLNESEREAFVARTMARVEKIRGLEFEEPVPVEVITREEYRQQSGGASDPKYEAWNNQVWESLLLVGEDRNVSDVMDSVYGGSVLGYYSPSEDRIVIVSDSETPTIDRTTLAHELVHALQDQQFGLEGSPVTQDGQLARNGIVEGDARYTETLYERRCGTEWDCVPRPDNGGGGGGGDTGAPGVFLTIYAPYADGPQFVHTLYERGGWDAVNAVYEDKPRSTEQIIHPPKYPNETPANVSVDDRSSTEWSRFDTKPVADTVGEASLYAMFWQNGYIDRESLQNSPDEFSPYNYSHPATEGWAGDAIVPYESDDGEYGYVFQSEWDSQKDAREFADAYRATLTTRLDAEQVGDGVYRVDDDSPFGDAFRVRQNGTTVTIVNAPTTGQLDEVHASD